One segment of Carya illinoinensis cultivar Pawnee chromosome 1, C.illinoinensisPawnee_v1, whole genome shotgun sequence DNA contains the following:
- the LOC122314457 gene encoding 2-isopropylmalate synthase 1, chloroplastic-like, which translates to MATICTDPKFYATTPATSISASGPSNPTIPHRSLLHFSPKLSSHPPPFPYASTRKATLSCSQQPQTPPITATYPTPKRRPEYIPNNISDPSYVRIFDTTLRDGEQSPGASLTSKEKLDIARQLSKLGVDIIEAGFPASSKDDFEAVKAIAKEVGNAVDKDGYVPVICGLSRCNEKDIRTAWEAVKYAKRPRIHTFIATSAIHMEYKLRKTKAEVVEIARSMVKFARSLGCEDVEFSPEDAGRSDREFLYEILGEVIRAGATTLNIPDTVGITVPSEFGKLIADIKSNTPGIENVIISTHCQNDLGLSTANTVAGACAGARQLEVTINGIGERAGNASLEEVVMTLKCHGEVLFGGLYTGINPRHIYITSKMVEEYTGMHVQPHKAIVGANAFAHESGIHQDGMLKHKGTYEIIAPEDIGFERSNEAGIVLGKLSGRHALKKRLEELGYELDNEQLEGIFWRFKAVADQKKRVTDADLRALVSDEVFQPELVWKLQDLQVTCGTLGLSTATVKLIDANGREHVACSVGTGPVDSAYKAVDLIVKEPVTLLEYSMTAVTEGIDAIATTRVLIRGDNSRTTTHAHTGEAVHRTFSGIGAGMDIVVSSVKAYVGALNKMLGFKEKSRVNTAAERTAISS; encoded by the exons ATGGCCACCATTTGCACAGACCCCAAATTCTACGCCACAACTCCTGCAACCTCCATTTCCGCTTCCGGTCCCTCCAACCCAACCATCCCACACCGCTCTCTGCTTCATTTCTCCCCCAAACTCTCCTCACACCCTCCTCCTTTCCCCTATGCCTCCACTAGAAAAGCCACCCTCTCCTGTTCCCAGCAACCCCAAACCCCGCCGATAACGGCTACATACCCCACGCCAAAGCGACGCCCCGAATACATCCCTAACAACATCTCCGACCCCTCCTATGTCCGCATCTTCGACACCACCCTCCGCGATGGCGAGCAGTCTCCCGGTGCCTCCCTCACCTCCAAGGAGAAACTAGACATCGCCCGTCAGCTCTCCAAACTCGGGGTTGACATCATCGAGGCCGGCTTCCCTGCCTCTTCCAAGGACGACTTCGAGGCTGTCAAGGCCATTGCCAAGGAAGTCGGTAATGCAGTCGATAAGGACGGCTACGTTCCGGTCATCTGCGGTCTCTCCCGTTGCAATGAGAAGGATATACGGACAGCGTGGGAGGCGGTGAAGTACGCGAAGCGGCCAAGGATTCATACCTTTATAGCAACGAGTGCTATTCACATGGAATACAAATTGAGGAAGACGAAAGCGGAGGTTGTTGAGATTGCCAGGAGTATGGTGAAGTTTGCCCGGAGTTTGGGCTGCGAGGATGTCGAGTTTAGTCCTGAAGATGCTGGGAG ATCGGACAGGGAGTTTCTGTATGAAATATTGGGTGAAGTTATCAGGGCTGGAGCCACAACTCTAAACATACCTGATACTGTGGGTATTACTGTACCAAGCGAATTTGGAAAACTGATTGCTGATATAAAATCCAATACCCCTGGAATAGAAAATGTTATCATATCAACTCACTGCCAAAATGATCTTGGACTTTCTACTGCTAACACTGTAGCG GGGGCATGTGCGGGTGCAAGGCAGCTGGAAGTAACAATAAATGGCATTGGTGAAAGGGCAGGGAATGCTTCACTTGAGGAG GTTGTGATGACCTTAAAATGCCATGGGGAGGTTCTGTTTGGAGGTCTCTATACTGGGATTAATCCCCGACATATCTATATAACAAGCAAGATG GTAGAAGAATACACCGGGATGCATGTGCAGCCACACAAAGCTATTGTTGGTGCCAATGCATTTGCTCATGAAAGTGGTATCCACCAG GATGGAATGCTTAAACACAAAGGCACATACGAGATAATAGCTCCTGAAGATATTGGCTTCGAACGATCCAATGAAGCTGGAATTGTCCTTGGAAAACTTAG TGGACGCCATGCTTTGAAAAAGCGACTTGAAGAG CTTGGTTATGAGCTTGACAATGAGCAACTTGAGGGTATATTTTGGCGCTTCAAAGCAGTAGCTGATCAGAAAAAG AGAGTTACTGATGCTGATTTGAGAGCATTGGTTTCTGATGAAGTTTTTCAGCCAGAACTTGTTTGGAAACTTCAAGATCTGCag GTTACTTGTGGGACTCTTGGTCTTTCTACGGCAACTGTTAAACTTATTGATGCTAATGGAAGAGAGCATGTTGCTTGCTCAGTTGGAACAGGGCCAGTAGATTCAGCTTACAAAGCTGTTGATCTTATCGTGAAG GAGCCCGTAACCCTTCTTGAGTACTCTATGACTGCAGTCACAGAAGGAATTGATGCAATAGCTACCACCCGTGTTCTAATTCGTGGGGATAACAGTCGCACAACCACTCATGCCCATACTGGAGAAGCAGTTCATCGGACATTTAG TGGGATTGGCGCAGGAATGGATATTGTTGTTTCTAGTGTCAAGGCCTATGTTGGTGCGTTAAATAAGATGTTAGGTTTCAAGGAGAAGTCCCGTGTTAACACTGCAGCAGAGAGAACGGCCATCTCTTCTTGA